A section of the Phycisphaerales bacterium genome encodes:
- a CDS encoding winged helix-turn-helix domain-containing protein has protein sequence MKKNEVQIGSTYTAKVSGKIAKVRIDAENRNGGWEATNLETKKKVRIKSAQRLRAEAGPPPKATDNKDAKQASGVKPGGRVVDRDAQRISERDAKAAAKGLVMKTEIVMGKERSRWVKKAQQAAAQQGTPETTSKTTAEAPPTEKRKGRRTPPRIALVNKDQYAEIAKQVESLPTSRNHVCWKKNGKLYELFFRVDGRTPLLYRAPATSAVDEKTGCREVDAVGTVTGVFHIKQSIKQLTGKSPAQIGITMPPDRGAPKARGETTKKTAGGKADAKPRKKREGLSGLDAAAQVLGRAKEPLDAKTIAERAIAAGWKTNGATPHATLYAAMIREIKAKGKEARFIKADKGRFTARKGA, from the coding sequence ATGAAGAAGAACGAAGTCCAGATCGGAAGCACGTACACCGCGAAGGTGAGCGGCAAGATCGCCAAGGTGCGCATCGACGCCGAGAATCGAAATGGCGGCTGGGAGGCGACCAACCTCGAGACGAAGAAGAAGGTGAGGATCAAGTCCGCCCAGCGGCTTCGAGCCGAAGCCGGGCCGCCGCCGAAGGCGACCGACAACAAGGATGCCAAGCAGGCCTCCGGCGTGAAACCCGGGGGCCGCGTTGTTGATAGAGACGCCCAGCGCATCTCCGAGCGCGATGCCAAGGCCGCAGCCAAGGGCCTGGTCATGAAGACCGAGATCGTCATGGGCAAAGAGCGGTCGCGCTGGGTGAAGAAGGCCCAGCAGGCCGCGGCGCAGCAAGGCACGCCGGAGACGACTTCGAAGACGACGGCCGAAGCGCCGCCGACCGAGAAGCGCAAGGGCCGGCGCACGCCGCCGCGCATCGCGCTCGTCAACAAGGACCAGTACGCCGAGATCGCCAAGCAGGTCGAGAGCCTGCCCACCAGCCGCAACCACGTGTGCTGGAAGAAGAACGGAAAGTTGTACGAACTGTTCTTCCGCGTCGATGGCCGCACGCCGCTGCTCTATCGGGCGCCGGCGACCTCGGCCGTCGATGAGAAGACCGGATGCCGCGAGGTGGATGCGGTCGGCACCGTCACCGGTGTCTTCCACATCAAACAGAGCATCAAGCAGCTCACCGGCAAGTCGCCGGCGCAGATCGGCATCACCATGCCGCCCGACCGCGGCGCGCCCAAGGCACGCGGCGAGACGACGAAGAAGACGGCCGGCGGCAAGGCCGACGCGAAGCCGCGCAAGAAGCGCGAGGGCTTGAGTGGCCTCGACGCCGCCGCGCAGGTCCTGGGGCGGGCGAAAGAGCCGCTCGACGCGAAGACCATCGCCGAGCGCGCCATCGCGGCAGGCTGGAAGACCAACGGCGCCACGCCGCATGCGACGCTCTACGCCGCGATGATCCGCGAGATCAAAGCCAAGGGCAAGGAAGCGCGGTTCATCAAAGCCGACAAGGGCCGGTTCACGGCTCGGAAAGGAGCGTGA